The following are from one region of the Amedibacterium intestinale genome:
- a CDS encoding 4Fe-4S binding protein, with amino-acid sequence MNVQRCLDILREIKDVAFATVDENGFPQIRIIDVMIVENEKLYFCTARGKDFYHQIITNGQVAITGMNKEFQMVRLNGKAKKLEENRKWIDRIFEENPSMNAVYPDESRYVLEAFCIEKGYVEFFDLGKEPIVRESFTLGNTMAKEAGFLITDSCIHCGKCERICPQKCIIDCKINQKHCLHCGLCAEECPVNAIIKRGK; translated from the coding sequence ATGAATGTGCAAAGATGTCTGGATATATTGAGGGAAATAAAGGATGTTGCTTTTGCTACAGTTGATGAAAATGGATTTCCTCAAATTCGTATTATTGATGTAATGATCGTTGAAAATGAAAAACTATATTTTTGTACCGCAAGAGGAAAGGATTTTTATCACCAGATCATCACAAATGGTCAGGTTGCCATTACAGGAATGAACAAAGAGTTTCAAATGGTGAGGCTAAATGGAAAGGCGAAAAAACTTGAAGAAAACAGAAAGTGGATAGACAGAATTTTTGAAGAAAATCCATCAATGAATGCTGTTTATCCTGATGAAAGCCGCTATGTACTAGAAGCTTTCTGTATTGAAAAAGGATATGTTGAATTCTTTGACCTGGGAAAAGAACCGATTGTCAGAGAAAGTTTTACGCTTGGAAACACTATGGCAAAAGAAGCAGGATTTTTGATAACCGATAGCTGTATTCATTGCGGGAAATGTGAGCGTATCTGTCCACAGAAGTGCATAATTGATTGTAAAATAAATCAAAAGCATTGTCTGCATTGTGGATTATGTGCGGAAGAATGTCCTGTCAATGCAATCATTAAAAGAGGGAAGTAA
- a CDS encoding ABC transporter permease/substrate-binding protein — translation MLQNMWAIFMERKDFFLNLLWEHLEISLLAIVIAVLFGGIVGIFISEFRKTAKPTLGVINFLYTIPSISMLGFLIPFSGIGNATAVIALTVYALLPMVRNTYTGIANVDPAILEAAKGMGSTRLQVLFKIKLPLAMPVILSGIRNMVTMTIALAGIASFIGAGGLGIAVYRGITTNNAAMTMIGSLLIALLALAMDLLLGFLEKRLNKRSRKAKKVNHIMGISTLLLCLCVIIAALVSFNKKDTLHIATKPMSEQYVLGEMLDLLIEQDTDLNVELTQGVGGGTSNIQPAMESGEFDIYSEYTGTGWNMVLKKEGVYSEDLFETMQNEYKNSLQMQWVGMYGFNNTYALAVRREIAQKYNIKTYSDLKAVSSQLIFGAEYDFFEREDGYDALCETYGFTFKKTMDMDIGLKYQAIHQGKIDVMVIFTTDGQLSVSDVTVLEDDKNFFPSYLCGNVIRCEVLEKHPELMEVFNKLTNVISDEDMAQMNYAVENEGKEPREVARSFLKNEGLLK, via the coding sequence ATGTTACAAAATATGTGGGCAATCTTTATGGAAAGAAAAGACTTCTTTTTAAATTTGTTATGGGAGCATTTAGAGATTTCTTTGCTTGCCATTGTGATTGCAGTTTTATTCGGTGGCATCGTTGGAATTTTTATTAGTGAATTTCGAAAAACAGCAAAGCCGACCTTAGGTGTTATCAACTTTCTATATACTATCCCTTCTATTTCTATGCTTGGTTTTTTGATTCCTTTTTCGGGGATAGGAAATGCTACGGCAGTCATTGCTTTGACGGTGTATGCATTGTTGCCGATGGTAAGAAATACTTACACAGGAATAGCAAATGTTGATCCTGCTATTTTAGAGGCGGCAAAAGGTATGGGCAGTACCAGGTTGCAAGTCCTTTTCAAAATTAAACTGCCACTTGCTATGCCGGTTATTTTATCAGGAATTCGCAATATGGTAACGATGACGATTGCACTTGCAGGTATTGCTTCGTTTATTGGTGCAGGAGGCTTGGGTATTGCAGTTTACAGAGGAATCACAACAAACAATGCTGCAATGACGATGATCGGCAGTCTGCTTATTGCACTTCTTGCACTGGCAATGGATCTTCTTCTTGGTTTTCTTGAAAAACGGTTAAATAAACGCAGCAGAAAAGCAAAAAAAGTAAATCATATAATGGGAATTAGTACACTCTTGCTATGCCTGTGCGTTATCATCGCTGCCTTAGTTTCTTTCAATAAGAAGGATACCCTGCATATCGCAACAAAGCCGATGAGCGAGCAGTATGTGTTAGGGGAGATGTTAGATTTACTTATCGAACAGGATACGGATTTGAATGTGGAACTGACGCAAGGTGTTGGAGGTGGTACATCCAATATTCAGCCTGCAATGGAAAGTGGCGAATTTGATATCTATAGTGAATATACGGGAACAGGCTGGAATATGGTACTCAAAAAAGAGGGTGTATATAGCGAAGATTTATTTGAAACAATGCAAAATGAATATAAAAATTCGCTTCAAATGCAGTGGGTTGGTATGTATGGTTTCAATAACACTTACGCTTTGGCTGTGCGTCGTGAAATTGCACAAAAATACAACATCAAAACCTATTCAGATCTAAAAGCTGTATCCAGCCAGCTTATATTCGGTGCAGAATATGACTTTTTTGAGCGAGAGGATGGATATGATGCGCTTTGTGAAACATATGGCTTTACATTTAAAAAGACGATGGATATGGATATAGGGTTGAAATATCAAGCTATTCATCAGGGAAAAATTGATGTAATGGTCATCTTTACTACGGATGGACAGTTAAGTGTTTCTGATGTTACTGTTTTAGAAGATGATAAGAATTTCTTCCCTTCCTATTTATGCGGCAATGTTATTCGCTGTGAAGTCTTAGAAAAGCATCCTGAACTGATGGAAGTATTTAACAAGCTGACCAATGTTATTTCTGATGAAGATATGGCACAAATGAACTATGCTGTAGAAAACGAAGGAAAAGAACCAAGAGAAGTTGCCAGATCGTTTTTAAAAAATGAAGGTTTATTGAAATGA
- a CDS encoding ABC transporter ATP-binding protein has product MNTAVVFKNIKKAYGNKIVLDGFNLSVAKGEFVTIIGSSGCGKTTALKMINGLIEPTSGDIFVDGENIKNKNLTKLRRNIGYAIQGSVLFPHLSVEQNISYVPNLINKKNKEKTNHAVSKWMKIVGLEEELKNRYPSELSGGQQQRVGIARALAASPDILLMDEPFGAVDEITREQLQNELKQIHQKTGITILFVTHDIAEALKLGTKVLVMDKGQIQQYDEPNELLRNPKTDFVKHLVNNKRHTCFLSDESLKDCEYSGVYHSFTPGR; this is encoded by the coding sequence ATGAATACAGCGGTTGTATTTAAGAATATCAAAAAAGCATACGGAAATAAGATTGTTCTTGATGGATTTAACCTTTCTGTTGCAAAGGGTGAATTTGTAACGATAATCGGTTCTTCAGGTTGTGGAAAAACCACCGCCTTGAAAATGATAAACGGACTTATAGAGCCAACAAGCGGAGATATTTTTGTAGATGGCGAAAATATCAAAAATAAAAACTTAACAAAGCTTCGTCGCAATATCGGATATGCCATTCAGGGAAGTGTTTTGTTTCCGCATTTAAGTGTAGAACAAAATATATCGTATGTTCCAAATCTCATCAATAAGAAAAACAAGGAAAAGACAAATCATGCTGTTTCTAAATGGATGAAGATCGTTGGTCTTGAGGAAGAATTAAAAAATCGTTATCCATCGGAACTATCCGGTGGACAGCAGCAAAGAGTTGGCATAGCTAGAGCACTGGCGGCATCTCCAGATATTCTTTTGATGGATGAGCCTTTCGGTGCGGTGGATGAAATTACTCGTGAACAATTGCAAAACGAATTAAAACAAATCCATCAAAAAACAGGGATTACCATTCTGTTTGTGACCCACGATATTGCAGAAGCACTAAAACTTGGCACAAAGGTGCTTGTTATGGATAAAGGACAGATACAGCAGTATGATGAGCCAAACGAACTTTTGCGCAATCCGAAAACGGATTTTGTAAAGCACTTGGTAAATAATAAACGACATACCTGCTTTTTATCTGATGAATCTTTGAAAGACTGTGAATATAGTGGTGTATATCACTCTTTCACACCAGGGAGGTAG
- a CDS encoding winged helix-turn-helix transcriptional regulator, which produces MDINLPACPVETTLMLIGDKWKVLILRDLMPGTKRFGELKKSIGSVSQKVLTAQLRDMEKKGLVSRKVYAEVPPRVEYSLTETGKSLKPILDAMGNWGEEYKKNNT; this is translated from the coding sequence ATGGATATCAATTTACCTGCTTGTCCTGTTGAAACGACTCTTATGTTAATAGGCGATAAATGGAAAGTATTGATACTGCGAGATTTAATGCCGGGTACAAAGCGTTTTGGAGAACTCAAAAAATCAATCGGATCTGTATCACAAAAGGTATTAACTGCCCAACTTCGTGATATGGAGAAAAAAGGGCTTGTAAGTCGTAAAGTTTATGCAGAAGTTCCACCAAGAGTTGAATACAGTCTTACTGAAACAGGAAAAAGTTTAAAGCCAATCCTAGATGCTATGGGAAATTGGGGTGAAGAATACAAAAAGAACAATACATGA
- a CDS encoding protein-ADP-ribose hydrolase — protein MTHEEKRIYLIKSLLAEQPQYEDMEIPKTAAKQKQLLRSLFNVRKPKEATAQFLSVQDEYLQEVLYEKGITDISSLTPNAEGLYLWKGDITTLRCDAIVNAANSQMLGCFCPCHGCIDNAIHTFAGVQLRFACNELMKQQGFLEPIGKAKITPAFNLPSKYVLHTVGPIVQGHLLKSDCELLASCYRSCLELAEKSGIKSIAFCCISTGEFHFPNDKAANIAVQTVRDYLKQTNSKMKVIFNVFKDTDDNIYQKLLR, from the coding sequence ATGACACACGAAGAAAAACGAATTTATCTGATAAAGAGTTTACTTGCCGAGCAGCCGCAATACGAAGATATGGAAATACCGAAAACAGCAGCAAAGCAAAAACAGCTTCTTCGCTCTTTGTTTAATGTTCGTAAGCCTAAAGAGGCAACAGCACAATTTTTAAGTGTGCAGGATGAATATTTGCAAGAGGTACTTTACGAAAAAGGCATTACAGATATAAGCAGCCTTACCCCTAATGCGGAAGGGCTATATCTTTGGAAGGGTGATATTACTACGCTGAGATGTGATGCTATTGTGAATGCAGCAAACAGTCAAATGCTTGGCTGCTTCTGTCCTTGTCATGGGTGCATTGATAATGCTATTCATACCTTTGCAGGCGTTCAGCTTCGTTTTGCCTGCAATGAACTTATGAAGCAGCAAGGTTTTCTTGAGCCGATAGGGAAAGCGAAAATTACACCTGCTTTTAATTTGCCAAGCAAATATGTACTGCACACTGTTGGTCCAATTGTGCAGGGACATCTTTTAAAGTCTGATTGTGAATTGCTTGCTTCCTGTTATCGCTCCTGTTTAGAACTTGCAGAAAAAAGCGGAATAAAAAGCATTGCTTTCTGCTGTATTTCAACGGGTGAATTTCATTTTCCAAATGATAAGGCGGCAAACATTGCGGTGCAGACTGTTCGAGACTATCTCAAACAGACAAACAGTAAAATGAAGGTGATATTCAATGTTTTCAAAGATACAGATGACAACATCTACCAAAAACTACTCAGATAG
- a CDS encoding SIR2 family NAD-dependent protein deacylase, protein MFSKIQMTTSTKNYSDSIKRLKQEIKNADAVLVGAGAGLSTSAGYTYDKERFDRYFSDFKRKYGITDMYTGGFYPFETLEEYWAWWSRQIYCNRYDQPQNEVYQTLRKLLQTKDFFVITTNVDHMFQINGFDKKRLFYTQGDYGLWQCAKACHQKTYDNEETVRKMIAKQHNMKIPSKLIPYCPICGAPMTMNLRCDDSFVQDHGWYEASQRYKDFIRKYQNMHILYLELGVGGNTPVIIKYPFWKMTAQNKKAVYACVNLEEIIYPKEIEKQSICINGDICKVLHDLHN, encoded by the coding sequence ATGTTTTCAAAGATACAGATGACAACATCTACCAAAAACTACTCAGATAGCATAAAAAGACTTAAACAGGAAATCAAAAATGCGGATGCAGTTTTGGTTGGTGCAGGAGCAGGACTTTCCACTTCGGCAGGCTATACTTATGATAAAGAGCGTTTTGATCGCTACTTTTCAGATTTTAAAAGAAAATATGGAATAACAGATATGTATACAGGTGGCTTTTATCCATTTGAAACGCTTGAAGAATACTGGGCATGGTGGTCAAGACAAATTTACTGTAATCGCTATGACCAGCCGCAAAATGAAGTCTATCAAACACTGCGCAAGCTTTTACAAACGAAGGATTTCTTTGTTATCACAACAAATGTAGACCATATGTTTCAAATCAATGGTTTTGATAAAAAGCGCTTGTTTTACACACAAGGGGATTATGGACTTTGGCAATGTGCCAAGGCCTGTCATCAAAAGACCTACGATAATGAAGAAACTGTTCGAAAAATGATTGCGAAACAACACAATATGAAAATTCCATCCAAGCTTATACCTTATTGTCCCATCTGTGGTGCACCGATGACGATGAACCTGCGATGTGATGATTCTTTTGTACAGGATCATGGCTGGTATGAGGCAAGCCAGCGCTACAAGGATTTTATACGTAAATATCAGAATATGCACATTTTATATCTTGAACTTGGTGTAGGTGGCAATACTCCTGTTATTATTAAATATCCGTTTTGGAAAATGACAGCACAAAATAAAAAAGCAGTATATGCGTGCGTAAACTTAGAAGAAATAATCTATCCGAAAGAAATAGAAAAACAATCTATTTGTATTAATGGTGATATATGCAAAGTGCTGCATGATCTTC